The Linepithema humile isolate Giens D197 chromosome 2, Lhum_UNIL_v1.0, whole genome shotgun sequence genome has a segment encoding these proteins:
- the LOC105679167 gene encoding protein tumorous imaginal discs, mitochondrial isoform X1, with amino-acid sequence MALRPLSNVERNLMATTTMRLSCNMATGKGLAVIFRQKTINLIGNNKLNKFSCNVLQQCNTCERHMATIASTVGGSNRSKAEKGNLGRIAQPHRALHLTNRLLKRNYYEILGVSKNASAKDIKKAYYQLAKKYHPDTNKKDPDASKKFQEVSEAYEVLSDDTKRKEYDTWGATSEQMGMGMGQGSSQGPKSYSQHWQYRSTINAEELFRKIFGDAGFQSTSFNDFEDFTESQYGFGAAQEVIMNLTFSQAARGVNKDINVNVVDICPKCQGTRCELGTKPVKCHYCNGTGMETISTGPFVMSSTCRYCHGTKMHIKFPCTECAAKGQTVQRKKVTVPVPAGVEDGQTIRLAVGRKEIFVTFRVEKSRYFRRDGPDVHTDAEVSLAQAVLGGTIRVEGVYDNQTIQVMPGTSSHTRIRLSGKGLKKVDGIGYGDHYVNIKITIPKQMTEKQQALLQAYAELENDTPGSIYGVTNKTDGTKECYSGPLHLVESIRTALGTMSHREEQSSEPEHPGDKPLNNKSVHATKDTSDRKSETDAGKQRQKMS; translated from the exons ATGGCCTTAAGGCCCTTAAGTAACGTCGAACGTAACCTCATGGCTACTACAACCATGCGTCTCTCGTGCAACATGGCGACCGGCAAAGGACTGGCTGTGATTTTCCGACAGAAAACTATCAACTTGATCGGCAATAATAAGCTAAACAAATTTTCGTGCAATGTTTTGCAACAGTGCAACACTTGTGAGCGACACATGGCGACTATTGCATCGACTGTCGGTGGCTCAAATCGCAGCAAAGCAGAGAAAG GTAACTTGGGAAGGATAGCTCAGCCACACAGGGCCTTACATTTAACAAATAGATTGTTGAAacgtaattattatgaaattttgggAGTATCTAAGAATGCTTCagcaaaagatataaaaaaggcTTATTATCAACTCGCTAAGAAATATCATCCTGATACGAATAAGAAAGACCCAGACGCCAGCAAGAAATTTCAGGAGGTTTCTGAGGCATATGAAGTGTTGAGTGATGACACCAAGAGAAAAGAATATGATACATGGGGCGCAACCTCTGAACAGATGGGAATGGGAATGGGTCAGGGATCGAGTCAGGGGCCCAAAAGCTACAGTCAACATTGGCAATATAGATCAACTATTAATGCCGAAGAATtatttagaaagatatttggCGATGCTGGATTTCAAAGTACATCTTTTAATGATTTCGAAGATTTCACAGAGTCACAGTATGGTTTTGGAGCAGCTCAAGAG gtGATAATGAATTTAACGTTTTCTCAAGCTGCTAGAGGTGTGAACAAGGACATCAATGTGAATGTAGTAGACATTTGTCCAAAATGTCAAGGTACGCGTTGTGAACTTGGAACGAAGCCGGTAAAGTGTCACTATTGCAATGGTACCGGAATGGAAACAATAAGCACTGGTCCTTTTGTGATGAGCTCGACTTGTCGGTATTGTCACGGCACAAAAATGCACATCAAGTTTCCTTGCACAGAATGCGCAGCAAAAGGACAAACG GTGCAACGTAAGAAAGTAACCGTGCCAGTTCCAGCCGGAGTGGAGGACGGTCAAACGATCCGCTTGGCGGTGGGCAGGAAGGAGATATTTGTGACATTCCGCGTGGAGAAATCTCGTTACTTCCGCCGTGACGGGCCTGACGTGCACACCGACGCGGAAGTCTCGTTGGCGCAGGCGGTGCTCGGCGGTACGATACGAGTGGAGGGCGTGTACGATAACCAGACTATACAAGTAATGCCGGGCACGTCGTCCCACACGCGGATCCGTCTGAGCGGCAAAGGATTGAAGAAGGTCGATGGAATCGGTTATGGCGATCATTACGTGAACATTAAGATCACTATACCTAAACAAATGACTGAGAAACAGCAGGCGTTGCTCCAAGCGTACGCCGAGCTTGAGAACGACACCCCCGGCAGTATATACGGTGTAACAAACAAAACGGATG GTACGAAAGAGTGCTACTCAGGTCCACTACACTTAGTAGAATCCATACGAACAGCATTGGGAACCATGTCTCATCGCGAGGAACAGTCTTCTGAACCTGAGCATCCAGGAGACAAGCCTCTTAATAATAAGTCTGTGCATGCTACCAAAGATACATCGGATAGAAAAAGTGAAACTGACGCTGGAAAGCAACGACAAAAAATGTCGTAA
- the LOC105679167 gene encoding protein tumorous imaginal discs, mitochondrial isoform X2, which produces MALRPLSNVERNLMATTTMRLSCNMATGKGLAVIFRQKTINLIGNNKLNKFSCNVLQQCNTCERHMATIASTVGGSNRSKAEKGNLGRIAQPHRALHLTNRLLKRNYYEILGVSKNASAKDIKKAYYQLAKKYHPDTNKKDPDASKKFQEVSEAYEVLSDDTKRKEYDTWGATSEQMGMGMGQGSSQGPKSYSQHWQYRSTINAEELFRKIFGDAGFQSTSFNDFEDFTESQYGFGAAQEVIMNLTFSQAARGVNKDINVNVVDICPKCQGTRCELGTKPVKCHYCNGTGMETISTGPFVMSSTCRYCHGTKMHIKFPCTECAAKGQTVQRKKVTVPVPAGVEDGQTIRLAVGRKEIFVTFRVEKSRYFRRDGPDVHTDAEVSLAQAVLGGTIRVEGVYDNQTIQVMPGTSSHTRIRLSGKGLKKVDGIGYGDHYVNIKITIPKQMTEKQQALLQAYAELENDTPGSIYGVTNKTDGTAGPKVQTQAGQEVQNNQTNQNDGLLTKIKRAIFG; this is translated from the exons ATGGCCTTAAGGCCCTTAAGTAACGTCGAACGTAACCTCATGGCTACTACAACCATGCGTCTCTCGTGCAACATGGCGACCGGCAAAGGACTGGCTGTGATTTTCCGACAGAAAACTATCAACTTGATCGGCAATAATAAGCTAAACAAATTTTCGTGCAATGTTTTGCAACAGTGCAACACTTGTGAGCGACACATGGCGACTATTGCATCGACTGTCGGTGGCTCAAATCGCAGCAAAGCAGAGAAAG GTAACTTGGGAAGGATAGCTCAGCCACACAGGGCCTTACATTTAACAAATAGATTGTTGAAacgtaattattatgaaattttgggAGTATCTAAGAATGCTTCagcaaaagatataaaaaaggcTTATTATCAACTCGCTAAGAAATATCATCCTGATACGAATAAGAAAGACCCAGACGCCAGCAAGAAATTTCAGGAGGTTTCTGAGGCATATGAAGTGTTGAGTGATGACACCAAGAGAAAAGAATATGATACATGGGGCGCAACCTCTGAACAGATGGGAATGGGAATGGGTCAGGGATCGAGTCAGGGGCCCAAAAGCTACAGTCAACATTGGCAATATAGATCAACTATTAATGCCGAAGAATtatttagaaagatatttggCGATGCTGGATTTCAAAGTACATCTTTTAATGATTTCGAAGATTTCACAGAGTCACAGTATGGTTTTGGAGCAGCTCAAGAG gtGATAATGAATTTAACGTTTTCTCAAGCTGCTAGAGGTGTGAACAAGGACATCAATGTGAATGTAGTAGACATTTGTCCAAAATGTCAAGGTACGCGTTGTGAACTTGGAACGAAGCCGGTAAAGTGTCACTATTGCAATGGTACCGGAATGGAAACAATAAGCACTGGTCCTTTTGTGATGAGCTCGACTTGTCGGTATTGTCACGGCACAAAAATGCACATCAAGTTTCCTTGCACAGAATGCGCAGCAAAAGGACAAACG GTGCAACGTAAGAAAGTAACCGTGCCAGTTCCAGCCGGAGTGGAGGACGGTCAAACGATCCGCTTGGCGGTGGGCAGGAAGGAGATATTTGTGACATTCCGCGTGGAGAAATCTCGTTACTTCCGCCGTGACGGGCCTGACGTGCACACCGACGCGGAAGTCTCGTTGGCGCAGGCGGTGCTCGGCGGTACGATACGAGTGGAGGGCGTGTACGATAACCAGACTATACAAGTAATGCCGGGCACGTCGTCCCACACGCGGATCCGTCTGAGCGGCAAAGGATTGAAGAAGGTCGATGGAATCGGTTATGGCGATCATTACGTGAACATTAAGATCACTATACCTAAACAAATGACTGAGAAACAGCAGGCGTTGCTCCAAGCGTACGCCGAGCTTGAGAACGACACCCCCGGCAGTATATACGGTGTAACAAACAAAACGGATG gCACGGCAGGTCCAAAGGTGCAAACTCAAGCAGGACAAGAGGTCCAAAATAATCAGACTAATCAAAATGATGGTCtacttacaaaaattaaaagagcCATTTTCGgataa
- the LOC105679168 gene encoding beta-1,4-glucuronyltransferase 1-like isoform X2: MVPWTAGCPLLLAIQAFWDSRNRREESLQIGANSRWRRNSIAFTCKVVMTTLLRRQDSFSPCRVLPFVLHGADEATDKLPQVTLSTHATADQVYGIVELARRWEGPLSLAVFAPGLDAGLAVAQLDRACRCEPAMYKVSVHLVFPAGRPPVLGAVDYTQGDCVASDLQWRQAETERRKRNMMYPINVARNVARATANTSRVLVSDIELLPSVRLASGFMEMVHQRPPKVGMVFVLPVFEIESSEPPPATKRELLAASRAGLAVYFHRFLCPHCQRFPGLTRWMIRPDPGKVRPLIITKREYPHHRWEPVFIGTREDPLYTEEMSWEGKQDKMAQMFEMCLLNYRLVVLDGAFLVHTPGIKRKARQISSAMQEIFRLHERRNARIYQRVIKRLIKQYPINRRCAQ, from the exons ATGGTACCATGGACTGCCGGATGTCCTCTCCTACTCGCCATCCAGGCTTTCTGGGACTCCCGAAATCGGCGAGAAGAGTCTCTACAG atTGGGGCAAATTCACGGTGGCGGCGAAATTCGATCGCTTTTACGTGCAAAGTAGTGATGACGACTTTGCTGCGACGGCAAGATTCTTTTTCTCCGTGCAGGGTCCTACCGTTCGTGTTGCACGGCGCTGACGAAGCGACGGACAAGTTGCCCCAGGTCACGTTGTCCACGCACGCCACTGCCGATCAGGTTTACGGAATCGTGGAGTTGGCCAGACGGTGGGAGGGACCGCTCAGCCTGGCGGTGTTCGCGCCGGGCCTCGACGCCGGCCTCGCTGTCGCTCAGCTTGATCGAGCTTGTCGGTGCGAGCCTGCCATGTACAAG GTTTCCGTCCATCTGGTGTTTCCGGCCGGTCGACCGCCCGTCCTGGGCGCGGTCGATTACACCCAGGGCGATTGCGTCGCTTCCGATCTCCAATGGCGACAGGCCGAGACCGAGAGACGCAAGAGGAACATGATGTATCCTATTAATGTCGCCCGAAATGTAGCGAGAGCAACGGCGAACACGTCTCGCGTGCTGGTGTCGGACATCGAGCTGCTGCCGAGCGTGCGGCTAGCTTCCGGATTTATGGAGATGGTACACCAAAGACCGCCTAAGGTCGGCATGGTCTTCGTCTTACCCGTCTTCGAAATCGAGTCCAGTGAACCGCCGCCAGCAACAAAGCGTGAGCTTCTCGCTGCCTCCCGAGCAGGTTTAGCGGTGTATTTTCATAG ATTTCTTTGTCCACACTGCCAGCGATTTCCCGGACTGACCAGATGGATGATTAGACCAGACCCAGGCAAAGTTCGACCACTGATCATCACTAAACGGGAGTATCCGCATCACAGATGGGAGCCGGTCTTTATCGGCACACGTGAGGATCCACTTTACACAGAGGAGATGTCCTGGGAAGGGAAGCAGGATAAGATGGCCCAG ATGTTCGAGATGTGTCTTCTAAATTATCGGCTAGTCGTGCTCGATGGTGCCTTCTTAGTGCATACGCCGGGAATTAAGCGAAAAGCCCGCCAGATCAGCTCGGCCATGCAGGAGATCTTTCGCCTGCACGAGAGGAGGAACGCGAGGATATATCAACGCGTGATAAAGCGTCTAATCAAGCAATATCCAATTAATCGTAGGTGTGCACAGTGA
- the LOC105679029 gene encoding uncharacterized protein, with protein MNVPLFPRPPAVRGVETPLSDAPDVATLSRSPTSLLTVPRVRGRHAVPLRSFGTGNQRRRTSRNLVHPWVKDATVKDAARRHVTEFRVRMTEHCARNDEGDDNDDVVCGVDITDTPTTISTEISPHLKNGVIRTKWTKSVAIQTIEGLPLRLRALPSLRDIEEDNGNSLFPQKSSRFWKHLRFLGRLSLSQFGLLWLLVIWTVAGAAAFSATEGPREREQVVSLKNLQKDLAVGLATELRQLRAEQDQDVEPLWSDKVRQYVGKHEELLLVAVSSGYGEGGNSGQLWTFPGCVLFAISLITTLGFGAPVPRTTAGRTVGLIFAAIGIPAHFLLVLNFGLMVALRLKRYAIARQGVQLDNAESSYSTQMPRWVKVLLFVCSVAYYILGILCFGIARSRPIEASVLFPLDFTAAGGLSTIVGHVRILYGLYLEGAVTIAAIVVALLRVSATQSLTNIGLKYGLLIEVKILGKHCMRLLLPIKLIVFCRKITASPLPVAMLHERRMVVVAMRLRSTLLKGLKAIARKKVFAVSKKRKQIDQSQLQVFLIFIQYKKNYCLTMEFTWTWHTAISLRESIRKLNLRNKKMDKHTQWDNGPIFKKGEEQYCVLSISGTQCDSDSNVAVLDKTSNCIIFFVLNKSLRPVKIQDCKPENHGTDVLGIKFSNFSKDIYYIGTQESITMYDQRMAFEIVETFETSMEGGKLKSINCFDINCNGKYIAAGTELTGGDAFILFWDIRYKKKKVHHPMFSDLNFLGGYWESHTDDITSLIFHPVKPATLASGSTDGLINIYDLRQSSEDQALTYSLNTESSVARLGWLTNRFLWCSTYAETLQFWNCECANPFVTLERKDLAIFSDENPDDCYVVKVHTSDHPLRFQKFALTGSSTSKRQYLRCLFFETDSKEPDPLLENKQVVRDSWLHEKSETLVTVGEGNSLDVWKLC; from the exons ATGAACGTGCCTCTTTTTCCGCGACCGCCAGCCGTCAGGGGTGTTGAGACACCCCTCAGTGACGCGCCGGACGTCGCAACGTTATCACGCAGCCCGACGTCCCTTCTGACCGTGCCGCGCGTACGCGGGCGACATGCCGTGCCCCTGCGATCGTTCGGCACCGGAAACCAACGACGTCGCACCAGCAGGAACTTGGTCCATCCGTGGGTCAAGGACGCGACCGTCAAAGATGCTGCTCGCCGTCACGTCACAGAGTTTCGCGTGAGGATGACGGAGCACTGTGCGAGGAACGACGAGGgagacgacaacgacgatgtCGTTTGCGGCGTCg atattacgGACACGCCGACGACGATATCAACTGAGATTTCACCTCACTTGAAGAACGGCGTAATACGGACGAAATGGACAAAGTCCGTGGCTATTCAAACTATAGAAGGATTGCCATTGCGATTGAGAGCCTTGCCGTCTCTCAGAGACATCGAGGAAGATAACGGGAACTCCTTGTTTCCGCAGAAGTCCTCGAGATTTTGGAAGCATTTAAGATTTCTGGGACGACTGTCGCTTTCGCAATTCG GACTCTTGTGGTTGCTCGTTATCTGGACGGTGGCTGGCGCGGCGGCTTTCTCCGCCACGGAAGGGCCTCGCGAACGCGAACAAGTTGTATCTCTGAAGAACCTGCAGAAGGATCTGGCCGTCGGTTTGGCGACGGAACTACGGCAATTGCGCGCGGAGCAGGATCAGGATGTAGAGCCGCTGTGGAGCGACAAGGTTCGCCAGTACGTGGGCAAACACGAGGAACTCCTCCTGGTCGCCGTCAGTTCCGGTTACGGCGAAGGCGGCAACAGCGGACAGCTGTGGACGTTTCCCGGCTGCGTGCTGTTCGCCATTTCGTTAATCACCACTTTAG GTTTCGGAGCGCCGGTTCCACGAACCACCGCCGGTCGCACGGTAGGATTGATTTTCGCCGCTATCGGCATTCCCGCGCATTTCCTTCTCGTGCTGAATTTCGGCCTGATGGTGGCTCTCCGTTTGAAAAGATACGCGATTGCCAGGCAAGGCGTGCAACTCGACAACGCGGAGTCCAGCTATTCCACGCAGATGCCGAGATGGGTTAAAGTTCTGCTGTTTGTTTGCTCAG TCGCTTACTACATTTTGGGAATACTATGCTTCGGCATAGCGCGATCGAGGCCAATCGAGGCAAGCGTGCTATTTCCATTGGACTTTACCGCGGCGGGCGGTCTCTCCACTATCGTCGGTCACGTGCGGATATTGTACGGTCTGTATTTGGAAGGTGCTGTTACCATTGCGGCGATAGTAGTAGCACTGCTACGAGTATCAGCGACGCAGAGTCTCACAAACATCGGACTGAAATACGGCTTGCTGATCGAA GTTAAGATATTAGGAAAGCATTGCATGCG CTTATTATTGCCGATCAAGTTGATAGTTTTCTGTCGGAAAATCACAGCCAGTCCTTTGCCGGTCGCCATGTTGCACGAGAGACGCATGGTTGTAGTAGCCATGAGGTTACGTTCGACGTTACTTAAGGGCCTTAAGGCCATTGCacgtaaaaaagtttttgccGTATCCAAAAAGCGTAAGCAAATCGACCAATCACA attgcaggtatttttaatatttattcaatataaaaaaaattattgtctcACGATGGAATTCACGTGGACATGGCACACCGCAATATCATTACGTGAGTCTATAAGGAAACTGAATTtgaggaataaaaaaatggataaacaTACCCAATGGGATAATGGGCCAATCTTTAAAAAAGGCGAGGAACAATATTGCGTTCTAAGTATCTCTGGAACTCAATG tgaCTCAGACAGTAACGTTGCAGTGCTGGATAAAACTTCCaactgtataatattttttgtacttaaTAAATCCTTACGTCCTGTAAAAATACAAGACTGTAAACCAGAAAATCATGGGACAGATGTTTTGGGAATTAAGTTCagtaatttttctaaagatatatattatataggcACTCAAGAATCAATTACTATGTATGATCAGCGTATGGCATTTGAGATTGTGGAAACATTTGAAA ctAGCATGGAAGGAGggaaattgaaaagtataaaTTGCTTTGACATCAACTGTAATGGAAAGTATATAGCTGCTGGGACAGAACTTACAGGTGGAGATGCATTCATCTTGTTTTGggatataagatataaaaaaaagaaagttcaCCACCCAATGTTTTCCGATCTTAATTTTCTTGGTGGATATTGGGAATCACATACAGATGATATCACTTCGTTGATCTTTCATCCTGTTAAGCCTGCTACTTTGGCATCAGGCAGTACAGACggtcttataaatatatatgaccTTAGGCAATCTTCAGAAGATCAGGCTTTAACGTACTCGTTAAATACTGAATCATCAGTG gctCGGCTAGGTTGGTTAACCAACAGGTTCTTATGGTGTTCAACGTATGCAGAAACGCTGCAATTCTGGAATTGTGAATGTGCCAATCCATTCGTGACACTCGAACGCAAAGATTTAGCCATATTTTCG GATGAAAATCCTGACGATTGCTATGTAGTAAAAGTCCATACGAGTGACCATCCTTTGCGTTTTCAGAAGTTTGCGCTGACAGGCAGTAGCACATCTAAAAG
- the LOC105679168 gene encoding beta-1,4-glucuronyltransferase 1-like isoform X1 encodes MRSLARRLLVWSALVLSLLVVGRLLFGRDFRLPTTTVVLHDDGDVSIPILDSGHVNLQPDDSSPGPPAYVAGTYMTGRRPRNESTCKWYHGLPDVLSYSPSRLSGTPEIGEKSLYRVLPFVLHGADEATDKLPQVTLSTHATADQVYGIVELARRWEGPLSLAVFAPGLDAGLAVAQLDRACRCEPAMYKVSVHLVFPAGRPPVLGAVDYTQGDCVASDLQWRQAETERRKRNMMYPINVARNVARATANTSRVLVSDIELLPSVRLASGFMEMVHQRPPKVGMVFVLPVFEIESSEPPPATKRELLAASRAGLAVYFHRFLCPHCQRFPGLTRWMIRPDPGKVRPLIITKREYPHHRWEPVFIGTREDPLYTEEMSWEGKQDKMAQMFEMCLLNYRLVVLDGAFLVHTPGIKRKARQISSAMQEIFRLHERRNARIYQRVIKRLIKQYPINRRCAQ; translated from the exons ATGCGCAGCCTCGCTCGCAGATTACTAGTATGGTCGGCGTTGGTGCTGTCTCTTCTGGTGGTCGGCCGTCTGCTGTTCGGCCGTGACTTTCGTTTGCCGACGACGACGGTCGTTCTTCACGACGATGGAGACGTCTCGATTCCGATACTGGATAGCGGCCACGTGAATTTGCAGCCGGATGACAGTTCGCCAGGACCGCCCGCCTATGTGGCGGGTACGTACATGACGGGTCGGCGACCCCGTAACGAAAGTACCTGTAAATGGTACCATGGACTGCCGGATGTCCTCTCCTACTCGCCATCCAGGCTTTCTGGGACTCCCGAAATCGGCGAGAAGAGTCTCTACAG GGTCCTACCGTTCGTGTTGCACGGCGCTGACGAAGCGACGGACAAGTTGCCCCAGGTCACGTTGTCCACGCACGCCACTGCCGATCAGGTTTACGGAATCGTGGAGTTGGCCAGACGGTGGGAGGGACCGCTCAGCCTGGCGGTGTTCGCGCCGGGCCTCGACGCCGGCCTCGCTGTCGCTCAGCTTGATCGAGCTTGTCGGTGCGAGCCTGCCATGTACAAG GTTTCCGTCCATCTGGTGTTTCCGGCCGGTCGACCGCCCGTCCTGGGCGCGGTCGATTACACCCAGGGCGATTGCGTCGCTTCCGATCTCCAATGGCGACAGGCCGAGACCGAGAGACGCAAGAGGAACATGATGTATCCTATTAATGTCGCCCGAAATGTAGCGAGAGCAACGGCGAACACGTCTCGCGTGCTGGTGTCGGACATCGAGCTGCTGCCGAGCGTGCGGCTAGCTTCCGGATTTATGGAGATGGTACACCAAAGACCGCCTAAGGTCGGCATGGTCTTCGTCTTACCCGTCTTCGAAATCGAGTCCAGTGAACCGCCGCCAGCAACAAAGCGTGAGCTTCTCGCTGCCTCCCGAGCAGGTTTAGCGGTGTATTTTCATAG ATTTCTTTGTCCACACTGCCAGCGATTTCCCGGACTGACCAGATGGATGATTAGACCAGACCCAGGCAAAGTTCGACCACTGATCATCACTAAACGGGAGTATCCGCATCACAGATGGGAGCCGGTCTTTATCGGCACACGTGAGGATCCACTTTACACAGAGGAGATGTCCTGGGAAGGGAAGCAGGATAAGATGGCCCAG ATGTTCGAGATGTGTCTTCTAAATTATCGGCTAGTCGTGCTCGATGGTGCCTTCTTAGTGCATACGCCGGGAATTAAGCGAAAAGCCCGCCAGATCAGCTCGGCCATGCAGGAGATCTTTCGCCTGCACGAGAGGAGGAACGCGAGGATATATCAACGCGTGATAAAGCGTCTAATCAAGCAATATCCAATTAATCGTAGGTGTGCACAGTGA